CGGTTAGGTATTTCATGAAAAGCTGATTATTCTCTCAATATAATCAGCCCCGCCCGGAAACAGATCAAAATTCTTTAAACAATAGGGGAGGGTTTTTGCACAGTCTGACGTTTTGGCGCTTGGCGCAGTGGCGGATTTCGGAGCACAAAACTGTCAATGCACCACAAAAGTTGATGCGAGGTATAATGTTCAATTAACCACGTCACCCGCCATTGAGCCAAACGCCTGTTATCGCTTCGGTGTTCTTTTTCGTCCGTTGGTTTGTCGGTCGTTTTGGTCGTGCGTTGAGACAGACACACTCTTTGCCAAGCTTGGGATTGAGCTTGGGCTAGTGCGGCTTGGCAATGTGTGTGGCTGTGAAGGGTTGGCTTCATTCTATTATTACTTTTCTAAATGTTATTGATACTCGTCTTTCTCTTTTAATTGTTTCACCATTAAACTTGTCGTTTTTACGTTGGGGAATTCCGTGATACCAATTATATCTACTTTCTTTCTTCATTACAACAAAGTTCTAGGTTCAAGGAATAATTCAACTTTGTCTTTTGAGTGTGTTCTTGTTCAAAGTTCATAACACAACTTGAACCAAGAGATAAAGAAATAATTGTGTCGCCAAAACAAGGTTCGCAGTCAATATGAGGTGCAATACCTTGTCCGCTTTCATATTCATTTATGATAGCTTGGTCAGGAATAAAATTGA
This DNA window, taken from Bacteroidota bacterium, encodes the following:
- a CDS encoding alpha-ketoglutarate-dependent dioxygenase AlkB — its product is MEIYPDFIDRKTETELLKLIDNSIWLNDLSRRVQHYGFKYDYKARKIDNSFFIGQLPKWLTEIALKIYDEKYINFIPDQAIINEYESGQGIAPHIDCEPCFGDTIISLSLGSSCVMNFEQEHTQKTKLNYSLNLELCCNEERK